The proteins below come from a single Juglans regia cultivar Chandler chromosome 12, Walnut 2.0, whole genome shotgun sequence genomic window:
- the LOC109005284 gene encoding methylesterase 17 has product MGDELRKTEKAAPPLKPHFVLVHGISGGGWCWYKIRSLMEHSGFRVSCIDLKSAGIDQTDPDSLLSFDDYNKPLMDFMSSLPDDEQVILVGHSAGGLSVTQATHKFAKKIFLAVYVAATMLKSGFLTDEDVKIGVPDLSEFGDVYELGFGLGPNQHPTSALVKQEFQRKIIYHLSPREDSTLAGMLLKPGPFKALHTARFPGDHNIDMVPRIYIKTAHDRVVKPEQQDAMIKKWPPSHVYVLDSDHSPFFSTPFLLFGFLLKALASFG; this is encoded by the exons ATGGGAGATGAGCTTCGTAAGACAGAGAAGGCAGCACCACCCTTGAAGCCACACTTTGTGCTGGTGCATGGTATAAGTGGGGGAGGTTGGTGCTGGTACAAAATCAGGTCCCTCATGGAGCATTCCGGTTTCAGGGTTTCGTGTATTGACCTTAAAAGTGCCGGAATAGATCAAACCGATCCTGATTCCCTTCTTTCTTTCGATGATTACAATAAGCCACTCATGGACTTCATGTCTAGTTTGCCCGATGATGAACAG GTTATCTTAGTGGGACATAGTGCCGGAGGACTGAGTGTAACTCAGGCTACACATAAGTTTGCAAAGAAAATCTTCCTAGCGGTGTATGTGGCAGCAACCATGCTCAAATCGGGCTTCCTTACAGATGAAGACGTCAAAATT GGAGTACCCGATCTATCTGAATTTGGGGATGTTTACGAATTAGGATTTGGATTGGGTCCGAATCAACATCCAACAAGCGCCCTTGTCAAGCAGGAATTTCAACGAAAAATCATCTACCATTTGAGCCCCCGAGAG GATTCAACCCTAGCTGGGATGCTTTTGAAGCCAGGACCATTCAAAGCATTACACACTGCTCGTTTTCCAGGAGATCATAACATAGATATGGTGCCGCGGATCTACATCAAGACTGCGCACGATCGGGTGGTGAAACCGGAACAACAAGATGCAATGATAAAAAAGTGGCCACCATCCCATGTGTATGTTTTGGATAGCGATCACAGCCCCTTCTTCTCCACACCATTTCTGCTCTTCGGCTTCCTTCTCAAGGCTTTAGCTTCTTTTGGTTAA